TAAAGGGGTAGATATTGCCGGGGAATTAGGCCAGCCAGTGGTTGCAGTAGCTGATGGTAAGGTCGTTTATAGTGGGCGGGGACTGCCCCGCTATGGGAAGCTAATTATCGTCAAGCACGATGCTAACTTTCTCAGCGCCTATGCCCATAACCGGTTGCTAGTAAGCAAAGAAGGCGATTCCGTAAAAGGCGGACAGAAGATTGCTGAAATGGGGCGTAGTGGGACTGATCGGGTTAAGCTGCATTTTGAGATTCGCCATCATGGGCAGCCCGTGGACCCCTTGCGCTATTTGCCTGAATAGTTATTCCGGTGAAGCCTGGTTGGTCCGAATGCTATCCTAGCGTTCTAGAGGCATGCCGGGGTGGCTATGGGAATTTCGTATATAATTTATTTTCTTTATTTATTAATCTGTTATGAGGGTTTGGAACATGCTGGAACAAGGTGCCGTATTGCAGCGGGCGAGTGATCTCAAAGGGCGTCTGGAAGCCCTGAGGGGGTATCTTTGACTTCGCGGCAAAGCAAGAACGGTTAGTGGAGGTTGACCGGGAGTTAGCCGTTCCTTCTGTTTGGGACGAACCGGAGCGGGCGCAACAGCTAGGTCAAGAGCGCGCGCAATTGCAGTCGGTGGTAGCTCCATTGGCGGAATTGGGCGGGGAAATCATCCAGGTTAGGGAATTGTTTGAGCTCGCCATGGAAGAAGGCGATGAAGACACTGCCCAGGAAATAATCGCTGAACTAGACGTTGTGGAACAACGTTTAGCAAAGTTGGAATTCCAGCGCATGTTTGCCGGTGAAATGGACCCTAACAATGCCTATCTAGATATTCAAGCCGGCTCTGGCGGGACCGAAGCCCAGGATTGGGCTAATATGCTGCTAAGAATGTATTTGCGCTGGGGAGAAAAGCATAGCTTTAAAACGGAGCTGACCGAAGTCTCTGAAGGGGAGGTTGCCGGGATCAAGAGTGCCGCTATTCGTTTCGAGGGAGAATACGCTTTTGGTTGGTTGCGGACTGAAACCGGGGTCCACCGGCTAGTGCGTAAATCACCTTTTGATTCGGGTAACCGCCGGCATACTTCTTTTGCCTCGGTATTCGTCTATCCAGAAGTGGATGAAAGGATAGATATTGAGATCAACCCAGCAGATTTGCGTATTGATACCTACCGGGCCAGCGGCGCAGGTGGACAGCATGTTAATCGGACCGACTCGGCGGTGAGAATTACCCACTTGCCTTCCAGTCTGGTGGTCCAGTGTCAAAGCGAGCGGTCCCAACATCAGAATAAGGCCCACGCTATGGCCCAGCTTCGCGCCAAGCTCTATGAGTTGGAGATGCGCAACCGCCAAGCCGAGAAACAGGCGGCGGAGGAGGCCAAGGCGGATATTGGCTGGGGAAGCCAGATTCGCAACTATGTATTGGATCAGTCCCGGATCAAGGATTTGCGCACGGGAATTGAAGTAGGGAATACTCAAGGGGTATTGGATGGTGATTTGGACTCATTTATCGAGGCAAGCCTCAAAAGTGGGTTTTAGCTTGTTTAGGTCTACCTTCTTTAGCGGAATATCGAGCCGGATTAAAGCAAGAAGAGGGTACGATATTTTGCTGCTTTCTCCGATGTGGCTGTGGGGGCAGGCCGGTAAATTTCTGGCTTGAGTAATGAGAGTTGTCCTCCAGCCGGCCTATGTACTTCATTCGCGTCCTTATCGGGAAACTAGCGCCTTGGTAGAGGTTTTCACCCCGGAGTATGGGCGGGTAGGGCTGGTTGCCAAGGGGGTGAAACGGCAGCGTACCCATCGCTTCAGCCTGTTGCAGCCGTTTTGTCCCTTGTTGCTTTCCTGGACGGGCCGGGGTGATTTAGTCACTTTAACGGGAGCGGAAGCAGCGGGTCCGATACCTGTTCTTACTGGGGAAGGGTTGATCTGCGCTTTTTACCTGAACGAATTGTTATTGCGTCTTCTGCCACGCCGCGATCCTTTGGAAGCTCTGTTCTCGGTTTATGCCCATTCGCTACCGTCATTAATCCATGCCCAGCAACGGCAGCAGATTTTACGCTTGTTCGAACGGGATTTGCTGGCCTATTTGGGGTATGGGTTAATATTAAAATACGAGGCCGGTACCTCCCGACCGATAGAAGCAGGGCAATGGTATAGTTATCAACTGGAGAAGGGTCCTGTGCGTCTCTTGTCAGAAGACTTAGAGGGGATGAAGGTTAGGGGGCATACCTTGCAGGCTTTGGCCCGGGGAGCTTTGGCTGACCCGGCGAGTTTGGGTGAGGCCAAGCGCCTGCTACGGTGGTTGCTTGCCTTTCATCTCGGGGATAAGCCTTTGAAAAGCCGGGGCTTGTTGGAGGAGTTACGGCGATTGGGGAATGTAAGCAGAAAAGAAGAGCGCCCATGATTGCAAGTCACGCTATTTTACTGGGAGTTAATATTGACCACGTGGCCACCCTGCGCCAGGCGCGGGGAACCCGCTATCCCGATCCCATCCAGGCCGCCATTGAAGCCGAGCAGGCCGGGGCGGATGGCATTACCCTCCATTTACGGGAAGATCGCCGCCATATTCAGGAGCGGGATGTAGCTTTGCTAAGGGACGTTTTAGTCAGCAAGATGAATCTGGAGATGGCGGTAACCGGGGAGATGTTAGCCATTGCCGAGAAATATTGCCCGGAAGACTGCTGCTTGGTGCCGGAGCGGCGGGAGGAATTAACTACGGAGGGAGGGTTGAATGTGACCGGCCAGTTAGCGCGGATTACCGAAGCCTGCGTCCGTCTAAAGGAGGCGGGAACCCGAGTCTCTTTGTTTATTGATGCCGATCCTCGTCAAGTGGAGGCCGCGGCCCAAGCTAACGCTCCCGTCATTGAGATTCATACTGGACATTTTGCCGATGCCAGGGATGAGCGGAACCGGCGGAAAGAATTCCAGCGGATTGTCGAGGCGGTGAAAAGGGGGCGGGAAGTTGGTCTCCAGGTTAATGCTGGGCACGGACTGAACTATCAGAATGTAGCGGCGATTGCGGCGCTTTCTGATATTGTCGAACTCAATATTGGCCATGCCATTATAGCTCGCGCTTTGTTTACAGGAATGCAATCCGCCGTCGGGGAAATGAAACGTCTAATGAGAGAGGCTCGGGAGTGATTGTGGGGATCGGCACTGATATTGTTCAGGTCTCTCGGATGACCGCACTGCTTGGGCGGTATGGGGAGCGGTTTCCCCGGCGTATTCTTACCGGGGATGAGTTCAAGAAGTTTTCTGTCAGTAAGCAACCTGCGTATTTTCTGGCCAAGCGGTTTGCCGCTAAGGAAGCTGCTGCCAAGGCATTAGGCACCGGCTTTGGCAGCGGCTTACGCCCCTGCCATATTGGGGTGGGTCATACTGAACGAGGACAACCTTTCTTAGAATGGCAAGGTCGGGCAAATGAGCTGGTCCGGATCTTAGGCGTTAGTCGAGGGCTGCTCAGTCTGGCAGATGAAAAAGAGTATGCATTGGCTTTTGTCACGTTACTGGCAGAAAGAGAGGGCGCCAAGCCGGGCTTAAGTTTGGAAAGAGCGCTAAATTCACTCAAACTATCGGGTAATGGTAATGGGGTCACGGATTAGAGGAATACGACTGAGCGGTCATCACCCCCTTCGCTGTTTCTTCCGGTGCGGCAGCGGAGGTAGCTGCCGATTAATGGGGAATGTCTATGATTAGGATGGATTATCCTACTATTGAAGATTTTGTGGGGCATACTCCTTTAGTACAGCTTCAGCATCTGCCAGGTGAGACTAGCAATACCCTGTTAGTGAAACTGGAAGGCCATAATCCTGCGGGCTCGGTGAAGGATCGGCCGGCGCTCAGTATGATTCAGTATGCGGAAGAACGGGGGGAAATTAAGCCGGGTGATACCCTGGTGGAAGCGACCAGTGGTAACACTGGCATTGCCTTGGCTATGATTGCCGCTATCAAGGGTTACCGGATGGTGTTGGTAATGCCCGAGAATATGAGTGTAGAGCGGCGGGCGGTCATGAAAGCCTTTGGGGCCGAGATCATTTTGGTAACCTCCCAAGAGGGAATGGAAGGGGCTCGTGACCTGGCTTTAGAGATGGAGGCTGAGGGCAAGGGCCGGGTGCTGGATCAGTTTGCTAATCCTGATAATCCCCGCGCCCATTATGAGGGAACGGGTCCCGAGATTTGGCGGGATACCCGTGGCAGCGTTACCCATTTTGTCAGTTCTATGGGCACTACCGGCACGATTGTAGGCGTCTCCCGCTATTTCAAGGCGCAAAATCCAGCCATTAAAATTATTGGCGTCCAGCCCCTGGAAGGTGCCAGCATTCCCGGAATTCGCCGTTGGCCAGAAGCCTATCTGCCCAAGATCTACGATCCGGCGGCCGTAGATCAAATTATTGACGTGTCGCAAGGGGAGGCGGAGGAGACGACTCGGCAACTCGCTGCCCGGGAAGGGATTTTTGCCGGTATCTCTTCCGGGGGCGCGGTTGCGGCAGCGCTGCGATTAGCCAAGAAGGTCAAACATAGCACGATTGTGGTGATCATTTGTGATCGAGGCGATCGATATCTTTCCACCCCTGTTTTCCCCGCCTAAAGAGAGCCGTTGGCGTTTTTCCGAATTTTGCTAAGGTAGCTGCTTCCGCGAGGTGCTTGAGGCGTCCCGCCAGTGCTCGCTGGTGGCTGTTATTGAGCCTGGGTGTGTTCTTTGTATCGGACGTGCGTCCGGTTGATAAATATACTCTCCACCTTGGGGATCTAGGCGGCTCCGGCTGGCGGGCGGAACAGGTAGCCCTTGATTTTCAGTTCCAAACCGCCAATCGGGGTTCGGCTCAGCTTCATATCGCCCGCTTGCTACTCCCTTCCCCTTTTAAGCGCTTGCAGCAAGTGGTTATCCACTGCGAATATATTGAATTGCTCTCCTCTCATTTGCGGTGTGCGGAGGGGACCGTGAATTTCACCTATGAAGGCTTTTTTGTACGTAGCAGTCTCTTCAGTTTTAGCTATCATTTAGAGACTCAAGCGCTTTCTTTCGAGCTTAAATCATTGGGCTTGGTTGGCGGGTCTGGGACTATTGCAGGGCATTTTGAAGATGCGCGCTGGCAATTATCCATTTCTGGAAAGTCTCTCAAGCTAGCCTCTTTTCTTGAGCTAATAGCTTCTTTGGGCCTGCAATCAGCCATTTGGCCCTCGGAATTCTCCTTCCAGGGCGTGCTGGGGATAGAGGCAAAATTAGCAGGGCAAGGCCAATTTCTGCGTACTGTCTGCCTTGGACTTCAGCTCGATGGAATAGGCTTCTCCGATACAAGCGCTCTCCAGGTGGGTGAGGCGGTAGCCGGCAAACTTCAGCTCAAGGGGCAAAATACCCACAAGGGTTGGGAGATGACTGGAGAGATGAAATTAAATGGAGGAGAAGCCTATTTCCATCCGTTATATTTCGCATTTTCCGAAACCCCTTTTCATGCCCAGTTAGAATTAGAGCCAGGGAAGGCCAAGGGGGATTGGAAAATTCCCCACTTCAGTCTGAAGCAAACTGGGGTTATGGCGCTTACGGGGGCGCTCCAGTGGACCCGGCAAGGAATAACCGAAGCGCAGGCCCAACTGGCGCAAGCCCGAGTGCCCGCCTTGTATCGGCATTGGTTGAAACCTTTTTTGGCGGGGACGGCCTTGGGGAATTTAACAAGTGGCGGAAAGGTTACCCTTGCTTGGAGATATCGTTCTCCTGGCCAGTGGGAACTCAAGGGATTCTTTGATGAGGTAGATATTGCTGACCAGCAAGGACGATTTAGCCTTGCAGGCCTTGGGGGGCAATTCGGTTGGAGCACTCATGCTACTCCCTTAATGATGGATCTCAGTTGGCAAGGGGGGCGTATTTATGCCTTGAATTTGGGGGCGGCGCACTTCCTTGCCGAGAGTAAAAATAATGGCTTGGGGCTTCGTCAACCGTTGCGGCTACCTGTACTCGATGGGCAGTTGCTTATTAATGATTTTGTTCTAAAAGATCCAGGAACCTCCGTAGCTCATTGGGGGCTGGAAGGGGCGTTAAGTCCTCTTTCCATGGAAAGGCTCAGTCAGGCCCTGGGTTGGCCCGCCTTGGCTGGGAAATTATCCGGGGTTATCCCTCGGGTCCGGTATCGGGAAGGCGTTGTGGAAGTTGGCGGTGCTTTGCTGGTACGGCTATTCGATGGCACACTGGTTATCCAGAACCTGCGCTTAGAAGACCCCTTAGGGATAATTCCACGGCTTGAGGCGGACATTGATATTAACCGCCTGGACTTGGAAACCATGACCCGTACTTTTGCCTTTGGTAAAATCGAAGGCCAGCTCAGTGGCGAAATACGGAAGCTCCGCTTGGTTGATTGGCAGCCGGTTCAATTTGATGCGAAACTGGCGACCCCGGAAGGTGATCCTTCGCGGCACCGTATTAGCCAGCAAGCGGTGGAGAGTCTCTCGCGTTTAGGTGGAGGCGCCAGCGGTTTGGTCTCCCGGAGTTTTTTAGGGCTGTTTAACGATTTTTCCTATGACAAAATGGGCTTGAGTTGCCGTCTTCGCCGCCAAGTATGCAAGATGGGAGGATTAGGGTCCATTAATGGAGGATATTATATTGTCCGTGGTAGCGGATTTCCTCGTATTGATATCATTGGTTATACCCGCCGGGTGGATTGGCCGGTGTTTATAAAACGGCTAAAGAGGGTGACTTCGGTGGATGGCTCGGTGAGGGAATGAATTTAATTAGAGAGCACGCAATGAAAAAGCGGTTACGTTGGTCGAGTTTGTTGGCGGTAATAGGACTAGCTGCCTGTGTGACCATCAATATTTATTTTCCTGCAGCAGCGGCAGAAAAGGCTGCGGACAAGATCATCGAGGACGTTTGGGAGCAAGATGCAACCACCACGCCAGCCGCACCGACTTCCCCAGCCGAGCAAGAAGAGCTCTCTTCTCTGCCGGGCTTTGCCTGGAGCCGAGTGCTTGATTTTTTAATCACGCCGGTGGTGGCGGCCGAACCCAATCTGGATATCTCAAGTCTCGCCATTAAACGTATTACCGTCTCTATGGAAAGGCGCTATCGTGAACTTAAACCCTATTTTCAAAGTGGCGCTATCGGGCTTACCCATGATGGTTTGGTGGCAATGCGAAAGGCCCAGGAAGTCCCCCTTAGGGACCGGACTCAGGTAAATCAGCTGCTTGCCACTGAAAACAATGATCGTAATGCCCTTTATGGAGAGATTGCCAGAGCCAATGGCCACCCTGAATGGGAGGCTCAACTTCGGGAAACTTTTGCCCGCCGCTGGATTCAAAAAGCGCCTTCAGGATGGTGGTATCAGAATGCCCAAGGCCAATGGGCGCAAAAGCGTTAACCACCTTGTCAATGAACGTTTTTGTCTTTGATATCGAAACGGTCCCGGATGTAGAAGGGGCGCGCCGTTTCTATGGCTTGGAGGGTTTGGATGATGCCGCGGTGGCTGAAATTATGTTTTCTAAACGTCGCCAGGAGACGGGGGGCGGGGAGTTTTTGCGTTTACATTTGCACCGCATCGCCGCTATTTCCGTGGCGCTCCGTTCCCAGGACCGGTTTAAAGTTTGGTCATTAGGCGATCCTGCCTCTCCGGAGGAAGAGTTAATACAGCGTTTCTTTGATGGAATCGAAAAATTTGTACCCACCCTGGTTTCTTGGAATGGGAGCGCCTTCGATCTTCCGGTGATACACTACCGCGCTTTGCTTCATGGTATTGGGGGCGCGCGTTATTGGGAGATCGGCGAGAAGGAGCAAAGCTTTCGCTGGAATAACTATCTGAATCGTTATCACCAGCGCCACTTAGATTTGATGGATGTGTTGTCTGGCTACCAGACTCGAGCCGTGGCCCCGTTGGATGAAATTGCGACATTACTTGGCTTTCCCGGTAAAATGGGGATGAGTGGCGCTAAAGTATGGGATTTATTTCAAAGCGGTGAGCTTGAGGCAATTCGCAATTACTGTGAAACTGATGTACTGAATACCTACCTTGTCTTCTTGCGATTTGAACTCATACGGGGACAGCTTGAGAAAGCCACCTATCAGCAGGAATGTCAACGGGTGCGGGAGGTGATAGGGGCTGAGAACAAAACTCATTTTTCGGAATTTTTGGCCCTCTGGAATATTTAAAGCGGGGGGTTAGCTTGTAACCTCTAGATTTACTCTTTATTTATCTCTCGGCAATGGCGCATCATCCTAAACGAAAACCTCTCTCTCAAGAGCCTCAAAAGGCTTCCATTGAGGCACTAACCCATGAGGGCCGTGGTATTGCCCACGTAGCCGGCAAAACTGTTTTTATTGATGGTGCCCTGCCTGGCGAAACGGTATGGTTTCACTATCTCCGCCGGCGCGGTAAATTTGACGAAGGCCGTGTACTAGAAGTATTGCAACCGGCGCCAAGCCGGGTAGAGCCGCGCTGTCGCCATTTTGGGGTTTGTGGGGGGTGTAGCTTGCAACATTTGAGCACGGCGGCTCAGTTGCAGCTCAAGCAAGTAACGGTAAGGGAGCAGTTCCGTCATTTTGGCGGTGTTGAACCCGAGCAATGGCTACCCCCTCTGGTGGGAGGGGGCTACTGGGGATATCGCTACAAGGCGCGCCTAGGGGTTAAGTTCGTTAAAAAAAAGGATCGCGTACTGGTTGGCTTTCGGGAAAAGGGAAGCTCCTTGATTGCGGCGCTGGAGGGTTGTGAGGTGCTGCACCCGTCGGTGGGATATCTATTGCCAGCGCTAGGCGAATTGATCGCCTCTTTAAGTTGCTATGACCGTATTCCCCAGATCGAGGTTGCTGCTGGGGATCAATCAACCGGTTTGGTATTTCGCCATCTCGTGCCCTTGACTACAGCGGATACCGAGCAGCTAGTGGCATTTGGCCAGGCCCATAAATTGCAGATTTATCTCCAAGGGGGGGGAGCGGAAACGGTACGTCTCCTATGGCCCGCAGGGGCGCGTTTAAGTTATTCCCAGTTTGGAAAGCTGGAAATGATATTCTTGCCTACGGATTTCACTCAGGTAAACCGGGAGGTGAACACCAAAATGGTTCGGCGGGTCCTTGAGTTACTTGAAATTAAATCCGGCGAGCGGGTGCTAGACTTGTTTTGTGGAATAGGTAACTTTACCCTGCCGTTGGCAATTGCTGGCGCCGAGGTTGTGGGAATAGAAGGCAATGCCGGGTTAGTGGCTCGGGCAGTGGCGAATGCAACACATAACCGGCTGGAAAATGCCTATTTTGAAATGGCTGATCTGAATGGGGCGGAATGGACTCATTATGTTTGGGCACGAGAAGGCTTTTCTAAAGCGCTGTTAGATCCACCCCGAAGTGGAGCATTACTTGCGGTACAGCAAATGTCAAAACTAAGGGTACAGCGAATTGTTTATGTTTCTTGCAATCCTGCTACCCTTGCCCGGGATGCAGGTGAGCTTGTTAATCGACAGGGCTACCGTTTGCGTTACGCGGGAGTGATCGATATGTTTCCCCATACTACCCATGTGGAAACCCTTGCCTTGTTTGAGCAGACAAGGAAGCACTAGGGAAATTCGATGTCCTCGGCGGAAGTTGCCAGTACAATAGTAGGGGGAGCGAAAAAACATGAAGAGCCATATCAAAACCATTACTGGAGATTATGTGATCCGGAATTTACGGATAGGTATTGCGGCTGCGCGGTTTAATGAATTTATCGTCGCTAGTTTGCTGGAGGGGACCGTGGATACTTTACTTCGCCATGGGGTTACCTCCAAGGATATCGAAATTGTTCGCGTTCCTGGCGCATTTGAGTTGCCGCTGGCAATTCAAGCCATGGCGCAGCGAGGCGGCTTTGATGCCTTAGTAGCTTTAGGGACGGTTATCCGCGGCGCGACCCCCCACTTTGATTATGTCGCTGGGGAATGCAGTAAGGGGTTGGGGTTGATTTCCTTGCAGCATAGCTTACCCATTGGTTTTGGCGTGCTGACAGTGGATACCATTGAACAGGCTATTGAGCGGGCGGGCACTAAAGCCGGAAACAAAGGGGTAGAGGCCGCGCTTTCTGTGATTGAGATGGTTGGCGTATTGCGACAAATTCATAGCGCCAAAGGCGAAATAACGTGAGTAATCGTCGTTCGAAGGCCCGCACGGCTGCTTTGCAGGGGCTTTATCAGTGGCAGTTGATGGGACAGGATGTCGATAAAATCGATATTGAATTCATTGTTCAGGATATACGGGGTATTGATCATGCCTATTTTCAGGAATTGTTGCGAGGAGTGCCCCAGCGCCAAGGGGAGCTAGATGAATGTCTCGGACCCTTTTTAGATCGGCCTATTAATGAAGTCGACCCGGTGGAATGCGCCATTTTGAGAATAGGGGCATTTGAATTGCTTTGTCGTCCTGAGATTCCCTATCGGGTTGTGCTAAATGAAGCCATTGAGTTGGCTAAGCGCTTTGGCGCCGAGCATGGCCATCGCTATGTCAACGGCATTCTCGATAAAGTGGCTCAAAAAGTACGTGCTACCGAGTTTCGGTCCCGAGCTCTTAGACGGCGGTTGCAGACTTAGCAGCGAACTTGATGACATGATACTTGTACCACCTGGCTCTTCTGAGCGCTTTAAGATGTGAATGAGTTCTCCCTGATTGAAAATTTTTTTGCGGATTGTACTCAGAAACGGGAAGACGTTGCGCTGGCGGTGGGTGACGATTGCGC
This sequence is a window from Nitrosococcus oceani ATCC 19707. Protein-coding genes within it:
- the prfB gene encoding peptide chain release factor 2 (programmed frameshift), which encodes MLEQGAVLQRASDLKGRLEALRGYLDFAAKQERLVEVDRELAVPSVWDEPERAQQLGQERAQLQSVVAPLAELGGEIIQVRELFELAMEEGDEDTAQEIIAELDVVEQRLAKLEFQRMFAGEMDPNNAYLDIQAGSGGTEAQDWANMLLRMYLRWGEKHSFKTELTEVSEGEVAGIKSAAIRFEGEYAFGWLRTETGVHRLVRKSPFDSGNRRHTSFASVFVYPEVDERIDIEINPADLRIDTYRASGAGGQHVNRTDSAVRITHLPSSLVVQCQSERSQHQNKAHAMAQLRAKLYELEMRNRQAEKQAAEEAKADIGWGSQIRNYVLDQSRIKDLRTGIEVGNTQGVLDGDLDSFIEASLKSGF
- the recO gene encoding DNA repair protein RecO, coding for MRVVLQPAYVLHSRPYRETSALVEVFTPEYGRVGLVAKGVKRQRTHRFSLLQPFCPLLLSWTGRGDLVTLTGAEAAGPIPVLTGEGLICAFYLNELLLRLLPRRDPLEALFSVYAHSLPSLIHAQQRQQILRLFERDLLAYLGYGLILKYEAGTSRPIEAGQWYSYQLEKGPVRLLSEDLEGMKVRGHTLQALARGALADPASLGEAKRLLRWLLAFHLGDKPLKSRGLLEELRRLGNVSRKEERP
- the pdxJ gene encoding pyridoxine 5'-phosphate synthase, whose product is MIASHAILLGVNIDHVATLRQARGTRYPDPIQAAIEAEQAGADGITLHLREDRRHIQERDVALLRDVLVSKMNLEMAVTGEMLAIAEKYCPEDCCLVPERREELTTEGGLNVTGQLARITEACVRLKEAGTRVSLFIDADPRQVEAAAQANAPVIEIHTGHFADARDERNRRKEFQRIVEAVKRGREVGLQVNAGHGLNYQNVAAIAALSDIVELNIGHAIIARALFTGMQSAVGEMKRLMREARE
- the acpS gene encoding holo-ACP synthase: MIVGIGTDIVQVSRMTALLGRYGERFPRRILTGDEFKKFSVSKQPAYFLAKRFAAKEAAAKALGTGFGSGLRPCHIGVGHTERGQPFLEWQGRANELVRILGVSRGLLSLADEKEYALAFVTLLAEREGAKPGLSLERALNSLKLSGNGNGVTD
- the cysM gene encoding cysteine synthase CysM — protein: MDYPTIEDFVGHTPLVQLQHLPGETSNTLLVKLEGHNPAGSVKDRPALSMIQYAEERGEIKPGDTLVEATSGNTGIALAMIAAIKGYRMVLVMPENMSVERRAVMKAFGAEIILVTSQEGMEGARDLALEMEAEGKGRVLDQFANPDNPRAHYEGTGPEIWRDTRGSVTHFVSSMGTTGTIVGVSRYFKAQNPAIKIIGVQPLEGASIPGIRRWPEAYLPKIYDPAAVDQIIDVSQGEAEETTRQLAAREGIFAGISSGGAVAAALRLAKKVKHSTIVVIICDRGDRYLSTPVFPA
- a CDS encoding YdbH domain-containing protein is translated as MRRPASARWWLLLSLGVFFVSDVRPVDKYTLHLGDLGGSGWRAEQVALDFQFQTANRGSAQLHIARLLLPSPFKRLQQVVIHCEYIELLSSHLRCAEGTVNFTYEGFFVRSSLFSFSYHLETQALSFELKSLGLVGGSGTIAGHFEDARWQLSISGKSLKLASFLELIASLGLQSAIWPSEFSFQGVLGIEAKLAGQGQFLRTVCLGLQLDGIGFSDTSALQVGEAVAGKLQLKGQNTHKGWEMTGEMKLNGGEAYFHPLYFAFSETPFHAQLELEPGKAKGDWKIPHFSLKQTGVMALTGALQWTRQGITEAQAQLAQARVPALYRHWLKPFLAGTALGNLTSGGKVTLAWRYRSPGQWELKGFFDEVDIADQQGRFSLAGLGGQFGWSTHATPLMMDLSWQGGRIYALNLGAAHFLAESKNNGLGLRQPLRLPVLDGQLLINDFVLKDPGTSVAHWGLEGALSPLSMERLSQALGWPALAGKLSGVIPRVRYREGVVEVGGALLVRLFDGTLVIQNLRLEDPLGIIPRLEADIDINRLDLETMTRTFAFGKIEGQLSGEIRKLRLVDWQPVQFDAKLATPEGDPSRHRISQQAVESLSRLGGGASGLVSRSFLGLFNDFSYDKMGLSCRLRRQVCKMGGLGSINGGYYIVRGSGFPRIDIIGYTRRVDWPVFIKRLKRVTSVDGSVRE
- a CDS encoding YdbL family protein encodes the protein MKKRLRWSSLLAVIGLAACVTINIYFPAAAAEKAADKIIEDVWEQDATTTPAAPTSPAEQEELSSLPGFAWSRVLDFLITPVVAAEPNLDISSLAIKRITVSMERRYRELKPYFQSGAIGLTHDGLVAMRKAQEVPLRDRTQVNQLLATENNDRNALYGEIARANGHPEWEAQLRETFARRWIQKAPSGWWYQNAQGQWAQKR
- a CDS encoding 3'-5' exonuclease — translated: MNVFVFDIETVPDVEGARRFYGLEGLDDAAVAEIMFSKRRQETGGGEFLRLHLHRIAAISVALRSQDRFKVWSLGDPASPEEELIQRFFDGIEKFVPTLVSWNGSAFDLPVIHYRALLHGIGGARYWEIGEKEQSFRWNNYLNRYHQRHLDLMDVLSGYQTRAVAPLDEIATLLGFPGKMGMSGAKVWDLFQSGELEAIRNYCETDVLNTYLVFLRFELIRGQLEKATYQQECQRVREVIGAENKTHFSEFLALWNI
- the rlmD gene encoding 23S rRNA (uracil(1939)-C(5))-methyltransferase RlmD; this translates as MAHHPKRKPLSQEPQKASIEALTHEGRGIAHVAGKTVFIDGALPGETVWFHYLRRRGKFDEGRVLEVLQPAPSRVEPRCRHFGVCGGCSLQHLSTAAQLQLKQVTVREQFRHFGGVEPEQWLPPLVGGGYWGYRYKARLGVKFVKKKDRVLVGFREKGSSLIAALEGCEVLHPSVGYLLPALGELIASLSCYDRIPQIEVAAGDQSTGLVFRHLVPLTTADTEQLVAFGQAHKLQIYLQGGGAETVRLLWPAGARLSYSQFGKLEMIFLPTDFTQVNREVNTKMVRRVLELLEIKSGERVLDLFCGIGNFTLPLAIAGAEVVGIEGNAGLVARAVANATHNRLENAYFEMADLNGAEWTHYVWAREGFSKALLDPPRSGALLAVQQMSKLRVQRIVYVSCNPATLARDAGELVNRQGYRLRYAGVIDMFPHTTHVETLALFEQTRKH
- the ribH gene encoding 6,7-dimethyl-8-ribityllumazine synthase, with protein sequence MKSHIKTITGDYVIRNLRIGIAAARFNEFIVASLLEGTVDTLLRHGVTSKDIEIVRVPGAFELPLAIQAMAQRGGFDALVALGTVIRGATPHFDYVAGECSKGLGLISLQHSLPIGFGVLTVDTIEQAIERAGTKAGNKGVEAALSVIEMVGVLRQIHSAKGEIT
- the nusB gene encoding transcription antitermination factor NusB, whose translation is MSNRRSKARTAALQGLYQWQLMGQDVDKIDIEFIVQDIRGIDHAYFQELLRGVPQRQGELDECLGPFLDRPINEVDPVECAILRIGAFELLCRPEIPYRVVLNEAIELAKRFGAEHGHRYVNGILDKVAQKVRATEFRSRALRRRLQT